Proteins encoded in a region of the Micropterus dolomieu isolate WLL.071019.BEF.003 ecotype Adirondacks linkage group LG09, ASM2129224v1, whole genome shotgun sequence genome:
- the thrb gene encoding thyroid hormone receptor beta isoform X4 has translation MMNYCIPHMYEMPHAGVGGYMVQGDGEDCKYPGEGLGYGHCETQPLHHLPCMEQAWPPSQLNSCLYAGGPPVFTSEFCSMEIPLSHFHHQPEYFPEIKPDFSHLQWMQGAHKKGYIPSYLDKDELCVVCGDKATGYHYRCITCEGCKGFFRRTIQKNLNPTYACKYEAKCVIDKVTRNQCQECRFKKCIAVGMATDLVLDNSKRLAKRKLIEENRERRRKEELQKTVWDRLEPTQEEWDLIRMVTEAHMATNAQGNHWKQKRKFLSAAGVKETKPEDIGQASMVNTPEGNKVDIEAFTQFTKIITPAITRVVDFAKKLPMFCELPCEDQIILLKGCCMEIMSLRAAVRYDPESETLTLNGEMAVTRGQLKNGGLGVVSDAIFDLGVSLSSFNLDDSEVALLQAVILLSSDRPGLSSVEKIERCQEEFLLAFEHYINYRKHKVAHFWPKLLMKVTDLRMIGACHASRFLHMKVECPTELFPPLFLEVFED, from the exons ATGATGAACTACTGCATACCACACATGTATGAGATGCCTCACGCTGGGGTGGGAGGCTACATGGTGCAGGGCGATGGGGAGGACTGCAAGTACCCAGGTGAGGGACTCGGGTATGGACACTGTGAAACCCAGCCGCTGCACCATCTGCCCTGCATGGAGCAGGCTTGGCCTCCCAGCCAGCTCAACTCTTGCTTATACGCTGGTGGCCCTCCGGTTTTTACGAGTGAGTTTTGCAGCATGGAGATCCCTCTTAGTCATTTCCACCATCAGCCTGAATATTTCCCTGAGATCAAACCTGACTTCTCACACCTGCAGTGGATGCAGGGGGCGCACAAGAAAG GGTACATTCCAAGTTACCTGGACAAGGATGAGCTATGTGTAGTATGCGGGGACAAAGCCACAGGCTATCACTATCGGTGCATTACCTGTGAAGGTTGCAAG GGTTTCTTCAGGCGGACGATCCAGAAGAATCTCAACCCTACCTACGCCTGTAAGTATGAGGCGAAATGCGTCATCGACAAAGTGACCAGAAACCAGTGCCAGGAATGTCGCTTCAAGAAGTGCATTGCAGTGGGAATGGCGACCGACT TGGTATTGGACAACAGCAAAAGGCTGGCCAAGCGGAAACTAATCGAGGAGAACCGGGAGCGCCGTCGGAAGGAGGAACTGCAGAAAACTGTGTGGGACCGACTGGAGCCCACCCAGGAGGAGTGGGACCTCATCCGTATGGTGACTGAGGCCCACATGGCCACGAACGCGCAGGGCAACCACTGGAAGCAGAAGCGGAAATTCCTG AGTGCAGCAGGGGTGAAGGAAACTAAG CCTGAGGATATTGGTCAAGCGTCCATGGTCAATACACCGGAAGGGAACAAAGTGGATATAGAAGCCTTCACACAGTTTACAAAAATTATCACCCCTGCCATAACCCGAGTGGTGGACTTTGCCAAAAAATTGCCTATGTTTTGTGAG CTGCCTTGTGAAGACCAGATCATCCTGTTGAAAGGCTGTTGCATGGAGATCATGTCACTGCGAGCTGCTGTGCGCTATGATCCAGAGAGTGAGACCCTCACGCTCAACGGCGAGATGGCGGTTACGCGGGGTCAGCTTAAGAATGGAGGCTTGGGCGTAGTCTCAGACGCCATCTTTGACCTTGGTGTGTCGCTGTCCTCCTTTAACTTGGATGACTCTGAGGTGGCTCTCCTACAGGCAGTCATCCTGCTTTCATCTG ATCGGCCGGGCCTGAGTAGTGTGGAGAAAATTGAACGCTGCCAAGAGGAGTTCCTGCTGGCCTTTGAACATTACATCAACTACCGCAAACACAAAGTGGCACATTTCTGGCCCAAGCTGCTAATGAAGGTGACGGACCTGCGCATGATCGGCGCCTGCCACGCCAGCCGATTCCTTCACATGAAAGTGGAGTGTCCCACCGAGCtattccctcctctcttcctggAGGTCTTCGAGGACTGA
- the thrb gene encoding thyroid hormone receptor beta isoform X2 gives MSEPAEKCSPRWKDEAIQNGYIPSYLDKDELCVVCGDKATGYHYRCITCEGCKGFFRRTIQKNLNPTYACKYEAKCVIDKVTRNQCQECRFKKCIAVGMATDLVLDNSKRLAKRKLIEENRERRRKEELQKTVWDRLEPTQEEWDLIRMVTEAHMATNAQGNHWKQKRKFLSAAGVKETKPEDIGQASMVNTPEGNKVDIEAFTQFTKIITPAITRVVDFAKKLPMFCELPCEDQIILLKGCCMEIMSLRAAVRYDPESETLTLNGEMAVTRGQLKNGGLGVVSDAIFDLGVSLSSFNLDDSEVALLQAVILLSSDRPGLSSVEKIERCQEEFLLAFEHYINYRKHKVAHFWPKLLMKVTDLRMIGACHASRFLHMKVECPTELFPPLFLEVFED, from the exons ATGTCAG AGCCAGCAGAAAAATGCTCCCCCCGCTGGAAAGATGAGGCCATTCAAAATG GGTACATTCCAAGTTACCTGGACAAGGATGAGCTATGTGTAGTATGCGGGGACAAAGCCACAGGCTATCACTATCGGTGCATTACCTGTGAAGGTTGCAAG GGTTTCTTCAGGCGGACGATCCAGAAGAATCTCAACCCTACCTACGCCTGTAAGTATGAGGCGAAATGCGTCATCGACAAAGTGACCAGAAACCAGTGCCAGGAATGTCGCTTCAAGAAGTGCATTGCAGTGGGAATGGCGACCGACT TGGTATTGGACAACAGCAAAAGGCTGGCCAAGCGGAAACTAATCGAGGAGAACCGGGAGCGCCGTCGGAAGGAGGAACTGCAGAAAACTGTGTGGGACCGACTGGAGCCCACCCAGGAGGAGTGGGACCTCATCCGTATGGTGACTGAGGCCCACATGGCCACGAACGCGCAGGGCAACCACTGGAAGCAGAAGCGGAAATTCCTG AGTGCAGCAGGGGTGAAGGAAACTAAG CCTGAGGATATTGGTCAAGCGTCCATGGTCAATACACCGGAAGGGAACAAAGTGGATATAGAAGCCTTCACACAGTTTACAAAAATTATCACCCCTGCCATAACCCGAGTGGTGGACTTTGCCAAAAAATTGCCTATGTTTTGTGAG CTGCCTTGTGAAGACCAGATCATCCTGTTGAAAGGCTGTTGCATGGAGATCATGTCACTGCGAGCTGCTGTGCGCTATGATCCAGAGAGTGAGACCCTCACGCTCAACGGCGAGATGGCGGTTACGCGGGGTCAGCTTAAGAATGGAGGCTTGGGCGTAGTCTCAGACGCCATCTTTGACCTTGGTGTGTCGCTGTCCTCCTTTAACTTGGATGACTCTGAGGTGGCTCTCCTACAGGCAGTCATCCTGCTTTCATCTG ATCGGCCGGGCCTGAGTAGTGTGGAGAAAATTGAACGCTGCCAAGAGGAGTTCCTGCTGGCCTTTGAACATTACATCAACTACCGCAAACACAAAGTGGCACATTTCTGGCCCAAGCTGCTAATGAAGGTGACGGACCTGCGCATGATCGGCGCCTGCCACGCCAGCCGATTCCTTCACATGAAAGTGGAGTGTCCCACCGAGCtattccctcctctcttcctggAGGTCTTCGAGGACTGA
- the thrb gene encoding thyroid hormone receptor beta isoform X3: protein MMNYCIPHMYEMPHAGVGGYMVQGDGEDCKYPGEGLGYGHCETQPLHHLPCMEQAWPPSQLNSCLYAGGPPVFTSEFCSMEIPLSHFHHQPEYFPEIKPDFSHLQWMQGAHKKGYIPSYLDKDELCVVCGDKATGYHYRCITCEGCKGFFRRTIQKNLNPTYACKYEAKCVIDKVTRNQCQECRFKKCIAVGMATDLVLDNSKRLAKRKLIEENRERRRKEELQKTVWDRLEPTQEEWDLIRMVTEAHMATNAQGNHWKQKRKFLVEEAMLLNEITCNLFYTSDQSAAGVKETKPEDIGQASMVNTPEGNKVDIEAFTQFTKIITPAITRVVDFAKKLPMFCELPCEDQIILLKGCCMEIMSLRAAVRYDPESETLTLNGEMAVTRGQLKNGGLGVVSDAIFDLGVSLSSFNLDDSEVALLQAVILLSSDRPGLSSVEKIERCQEEFLLAFEHYINYRKHKVAHFWPKLLMKVTDLRMIGACHASRFLHMKVECPTELFPPLFLEVFED, encoded by the exons ATGATGAACTACTGCATACCACACATGTATGAGATGCCTCACGCTGGGGTGGGAGGCTACATGGTGCAGGGCGATGGGGAGGACTGCAAGTACCCAGGTGAGGGACTCGGGTATGGACACTGTGAAACCCAGCCGCTGCACCATCTGCCCTGCATGGAGCAGGCTTGGCCTCCCAGCCAGCTCAACTCTTGCTTATACGCTGGTGGCCCTCCGGTTTTTACGAGTGAGTTTTGCAGCATGGAGATCCCTCTTAGTCATTTCCACCATCAGCCTGAATATTTCCCTGAGATCAAACCTGACTTCTCACACCTGCAGTGGATGCAGGGGGCGCACAAGAAAG GGTACATTCCAAGTTACCTGGACAAGGATGAGCTATGTGTAGTATGCGGGGACAAAGCCACAGGCTATCACTATCGGTGCATTACCTGTGAAGGTTGCAAG GGTTTCTTCAGGCGGACGATCCAGAAGAATCTCAACCCTACCTACGCCTGTAAGTATGAGGCGAAATGCGTCATCGACAAAGTGACCAGAAACCAGTGCCAGGAATGTCGCTTCAAGAAGTGCATTGCAGTGGGAATGGCGACCGACT TGGTATTGGACAACAGCAAAAGGCTGGCCAAGCGGAAACTAATCGAGGAGAACCGGGAGCGCCGTCGGAAGGAGGAACTGCAGAAAACTGTGTGGGACCGACTGGAGCCCACCCAGGAGGAGTGGGACCTCATCCGTATGGTGACTGAGGCCCACATGGCCACGAACGCGCAGGGCAACCACTGGAAGCAGAAGCGGAAATTCCTG GTCGAGGAAGCTATGCTTCTTAATGAAATAACATGTAATTTATTCTATACTTCTGACCAGAGTGCAGCAGGGGTGAAGGAAACTAAG CCTGAGGATATTGGTCAAGCGTCCATGGTCAATACACCGGAAGGGAACAAAGTGGATATAGAAGCCTTCACACAGTTTACAAAAATTATCACCCCTGCCATAACCCGAGTGGTGGACTTTGCCAAAAAATTGCCTATGTTTTGTGAG CTGCCTTGTGAAGACCAGATCATCCTGTTGAAAGGCTGTTGCATGGAGATCATGTCACTGCGAGCTGCTGTGCGCTATGATCCAGAGAGTGAGACCCTCACGCTCAACGGCGAGATGGCGGTTACGCGGGGTCAGCTTAAGAATGGAGGCTTGGGCGTAGTCTCAGACGCCATCTTTGACCTTGGTGTGTCGCTGTCCTCCTTTAACTTGGATGACTCTGAGGTGGCTCTCCTACAGGCAGTCATCCTGCTTTCATCTG ATCGGCCGGGCCTGAGTAGTGTGGAGAAAATTGAACGCTGCCAAGAGGAGTTCCTGCTGGCCTTTGAACATTACATCAACTACCGCAAACACAAAGTGGCACATTTCTGGCCCAAGCTGCTAATGAAGGTGACGGACCTGCGCATGATCGGCGCCTGCCACGCCAGCCGATTCCTTCACATGAAAGTGGAGTGTCCCACCGAGCtattccctcctctcttcctggAGGTCTTCGAGGACTGA
- the thrb gene encoding thyroid hormone receptor beta isoform X1 — protein sequence MSEPAEKCSPRWKDEAIQNGYIPSYLDKDELCVVCGDKATGYHYRCITCEGCKGFFRRTIQKNLNPTYACKYEAKCVIDKVTRNQCQECRFKKCIAVGMATDLVLDNSKRLAKRKLIEENRERRRKEELQKTVWDRLEPTQEEWDLIRMVTEAHMATNAQGNHWKQKRKFLVEEAMLLNEITCNLFYTSDQSAAGVKETKPEDIGQASMVNTPEGNKVDIEAFTQFTKIITPAITRVVDFAKKLPMFCELPCEDQIILLKGCCMEIMSLRAAVRYDPESETLTLNGEMAVTRGQLKNGGLGVVSDAIFDLGVSLSSFNLDDSEVALLQAVILLSSDRPGLSSVEKIERCQEEFLLAFEHYINYRKHKVAHFWPKLLMKVTDLRMIGACHASRFLHMKVECPTELFPPLFLEVFED from the exons ATGTCAG AGCCAGCAGAAAAATGCTCCCCCCGCTGGAAAGATGAGGCCATTCAAAATG GGTACATTCCAAGTTACCTGGACAAGGATGAGCTATGTGTAGTATGCGGGGACAAAGCCACAGGCTATCACTATCGGTGCATTACCTGTGAAGGTTGCAAG GGTTTCTTCAGGCGGACGATCCAGAAGAATCTCAACCCTACCTACGCCTGTAAGTATGAGGCGAAATGCGTCATCGACAAAGTGACCAGAAACCAGTGCCAGGAATGTCGCTTCAAGAAGTGCATTGCAGTGGGAATGGCGACCGACT TGGTATTGGACAACAGCAAAAGGCTGGCCAAGCGGAAACTAATCGAGGAGAACCGGGAGCGCCGTCGGAAGGAGGAACTGCAGAAAACTGTGTGGGACCGACTGGAGCCCACCCAGGAGGAGTGGGACCTCATCCGTATGGTGACTGAGGCCCACATGGCCACGAACGCGCAGGGCAACCACTGGAAGCAGAAGCGGAAATTCCTG GTCGAGGAAGCTATGCTTCTTAATGAAATAACATGTAATTTATTCTATACTTCTGACCAGAGTGCAGCAGGGGTGAAGGAAACTAAG CCTGAGGATATTGGTCAAGCGTCCATGGTCAATACACCGGAAGGGAACAAAGTGGATATAGAAGCCTTCACACAGTTTACAAAAATTATCACCCCTGCCATAACCCGAGTGGTGGACTTTGCCAAAAAATTGCCTATGTTTTGTGAG CTGCCTTGTGAAGACCAGATCATCCTGTTGAAAGGCTGTTGCATGGAGATCATGTCACTGCGAGCTGCTGTGCGCTATGATCCAGAGAGTGAGACCCTCACGCTCAACGGCGAGATGGCGGTTACGCGGGGTCAGCTTAAGAATGGAGGCTTGGGCGTAGTCTCAGACGCCATCTTTGACCTTGGTGTGTCGCTGTCCTCCTTTAACTTGGATGACTCTGAGGTGGCTCTCCTACAGGCAGTCATCCTGCTTTCATCTG ATCGGCCGGGCCTGAGTAGTGTGGAGAAAATTGAACGCTGCCAAGAGGAGTTCCTGCTGGCCTTTGAACATTACATCAACTACCGCAAACACAAAGTGGCACATTTCTGGCCCAAGCTGCTAATGAAGGTGACGGACCTGCGCATGATCGGCGCCTGCCACGCCAGCCGATTCCTTCACATGAAAGTGGAGTGTCCCACCGAGCtattccctcctctcttcctggAGGTCTTCGAGGACTGA